The following proteins are encoded in a genomic region of Arachis ipaensis cultivar K30076 chromosome B02, Araip1.1, whole genome shotgun sequence:
- the LOC107624912 gene encoding uncharacterized protein LOC107624912 isoform X1 — MDESIRIQRYEELPTSKHFQSFIESTNLPAVFVGCTKSWRAFSQWNPSNGGLNYLQARVGSATVEAMVSQSAPVFYGDLGSHDRVPLPFSTFIGLCKKRMLTKCKDKEEALDPCLDMENHDAECGDLSLEGVPEQIYLAQVPIMNSDREERVQLEALREDIQTPPILEGKELSSINLWMNNAQARSSTHYDPHNNLLCIVSGRKQVVLWPPSASPSLYPMPIYGEASNHSSVALENPDYSIYPRAEWSMAFAQKVVLEAGDALFIPEGWFHQVDSDDWTIAINFWWRSYIMSSMQEHMDAYYLRRILRRLIDKEMDQVLLELGMGKTRTLTQKFPNGGEADHGDDNCGKMLKGMDIKEKRLCEGNTLVELEPAAVQVLHELVSWVHNCISASQDQESHSASTSDHNLGENDECKKAVTADLNDDPVAKIIWDVKPQTLQYVFLAMAHNFPRTLEALVLHVLSPVGAEVLTRKFDEMDQQILEEDRNRFYEVFYSAFDDQSAAMNSILKGKEAFAQQAFKNVLDKFVGVNLES; from the exons ATGGATGAATCCATTAGAATCCAAAGATACGAAGAGCTTCCAACCTCTAAACACTTCCAATCCTTCATTGAATCCACTAATCTTCCCGCT GTGTTCGTTGGATGCACTAAGAGCTGGAGAGCTTTCTCTCAATGGAACCCATCCAACGGTGGTCTCAACTACTTGCAG GCGCGGGTAGGTTCTGCTACGGTGGAAGCTATGGTGTCACAATCTGCACCCGTCTTTTATGGTGATCTTGGAAGCCATGACCGG GTTCCTCTACCGTTTTCTACCTTCATTGGTTTATGTAAGAAACGAATGCTGACGAAATGCAAGGACAAAGAAGAAGCTCTTGATCCTTGCCTTGACATGGAAAATCATGACGCAGAGTGTGGTGATTTATCCTTGGAAGGTGTTCCTGAACAAATTTATTTGGCACAG GTTCCAATTATGAACAGCGATCGCGAGGAGAGGGTCCAATTGGAGGCTCTAAGGGAAGACATTCAGACT CCTccgattttggagggaaaagagcTGTCTTCTATAAATTTGTGGATGAACAATGCCCAAGCCAGATCAAGTACTCACTATGATCCACACAACAATCTTCTGTGCATAGTTTCTGGCCGAAAACAGG TTGTTCTGTGGCCTCCTTCTGCTAGTCCCTCACTTTACCCGATGCCTATATATGGGGAGGCTTCCAATCACAG ttctgttgcattagaaaACCCTGATTACTCAATATATCCAAGGGCAGAATGGTCGATGGCTTTTGCGCAAAAGGTTGTTCTTGAGGCTGGTGACGCACTTTTCATTCCTGAAGGCTG GTTTCACCAAGTTGACAGTGATGATTGGACTATTGCTATTAACTTTTGGTGGAGATCCTACATAATGTCTTCCATGCAGGAACACATGGATGCATATTATTTACGCAGAATATTGAGAAG ATTGATCGACAAAGAAATG GACCAGGTTCTGCTTGAGTTGGGGATGGGGAAAACTAGGACATTAACACAGAAGTTCCCTAACGGTGGAGAAGCAG ATCATGGGGATGACAATTGTGGTAAGATGTTAAAAGGAATGGATATTAAAGAGAAACGTCTGTGTGAGGGGAACACACTGGTTGAATTGGAACCTGCTGCAGTTCAGGTGCTTCATGAACTTGTTTCCTGGGTTCACAACTGCATTAGCGCGAGTCAGGATCAGGAATCACACTCAGCTTCTACAAGTGATCATAACCTAGgagagaatgatgaatgtaagAAAGCAGTGACTGCTGACTTGAATGATGATCCAGTTGCTAAAATTATTTGGGATGTCAAGCCGCAAACTCTCCAATATGTCTTTCTTGCAATGGCA CACAACTTTCCAAGGACTCTAGAGGCACTTGTATTGCATGTACTTTCTCCAGTTGGGGCTGAAGTGCTTACTCGGAAATTTGATGAGATGGATCAACAAATACTTGAGGAAGATAG GAATAGATTTTATGAGGTCTTCTACAGTGCTTTTGACGACCAATCAGCAGCAATGAATTCAATTCTAAAAGGGAAGGAGGCATTTGCCCAACAG GCATTTAAGAATGTGTTGGATAAATTTGTGGGAGTGAATCTTGAAAGCTAA
- the LOC107624912 gene encoding uncharacterized protein LOC107624912 isoform X2, giving the protein MVSQSAPVFYGDLGSHDRVPLPFSTFIGLCKKRMLTKCKDKEEALDPCLDMENHDAECGDLSLEGVPEQIYLAQVPIMNSDREERVQLEALREDIQTPPILEGKELSSINLWMNNAQARSSTHYDPHNNLLCIVSGRKQVVLWPPSASPSLYPMPIYGEASNHSSVALENPDYSIYPRAEWSMAFAQKVVLEAGDALFIPEGWFHQVDSDDWTIAINFWWRSYIMSSMQEHMDAYYLRRILRRLIDKEMDQVLLELGMGKTRTLTQKFPNGGEADHGDDNCGKMLKGMDIKEKRLCEGNTLVELEPAAVQVLHELVSWVHNCISASQDQESHSASTSDHNLGENDECKKAVTADLNDDPVAKIIWDVKPQTLQYVFLAMAHNFPRTLEALVLHVLSPVGAEVLTRKFDEMDQQILEEDRNRFYEVFYSAFDDQSAAMNSILKGKEAFAQQAFKNVLDKFVGVNLES; this is encoded by the exons ATGGTGTCACAATCTGCACCCGTCTTTTATGGTGATCTTGGAAGCCATGACCGG GTTCCTCTACCGTTTTCTACCTTCATTGGTTTATGTAAGAAACGAATGCTGACGAAATGCAAGGACAAAGAAGAAGCTCTTGATCCTTGCCTTGACATGGAAAATCATGACGCAGAGTGTGGTGATTTATCCTTGGAAGGTGTTCCTGAACAAATTTATTTGGCACAG GTTCCAATTATGAACAGCGATCGCGAGGAGAGGGTCCAATTGGAGGCTCTAAGGGAAGACATTCAGACT CCTccgattttggagggaaaagagcTGTCTTCTATAAATTTGTGGATGAACAATGCCCAAGCCAGATCAAGTACTCACTATGATCCACACAACAATCTTCTGTGCATAGTTTCTGGCCGAAAACAGG TTGTTCTGTGGCCTCCTTCTGCTAGTCCCTCACTTTACCCGATGCCTATATATGGGGAGGCTTCCAATCACAG ttctgttgcattagaaaACCCTGATTACTCAATATATCCAAGGGCAGAATGGTCGATGGCTTTTGCGCAAAAGGTTGTTCTTGAGGCTGGTGACGCACTTTTCATTCCTGAAGGCTG GTTTCACCAAGTTGACAGTGATGATTGGACTATTGCTATTAACTTTTGGTGGAGATCCTACATAATGTCTTCCATGCAGGAACACATGGATGCATATTATTTACGCAGAATATTGAGAAG ATTGATCGACAAAGAAATG GACCAGGTTCTGCTTGAGTTGGGGATGGGGAAAACTAGGACATTAACACAGAAGTTCCCTAACGGTGGAGAAGCAG ATCATGGGGATGACAATTGTGGTAAGATGTTAAAAGGAATGGATATTAAAGAGAAACGTCTGTGTGAGGGGAACACACTGGTTGAATTGGAACCTGCTGCAGTTCAGGTGCTTCATGAACTTGTTTCCTGGGTTCACAACTGCATTAGCGCGAGTCAGGATCAGGAATCACACTCAGCTTCTACAAGTGATCATAACCTAGgagagaatgatgaatgtaagAAAGCAGTGACTGCTGACTTGAATGATGATCCAGTTGCTAAAATTATTTGGGATGTCAAGCCGCAAACTCTCCAATATGTCTTTCTTGCAATGGCA CACAACTTTCCAAGGACTCTAGAGGCACTTGTATTGCATGTACTTTCTCCAGTTGGGGCTGAAGTGCTTACTCGGAAATTTGATGAGATGGATCAACAAATACTTGAGGAAGATAG GAATAGATTTTATGAGGTCTTCTACAGTGCTTTTGACGACCAATCAGCAGCAATGAATTCAATTCTAAAAGGGAAGGAGGCATTTGCCCAACAG GCATTTAAGAATGTGTTGGATAAATTTGTGGGAGTGAATCTTGAAAGCTAA